Proteins from a single region of Hordeum vulgare subsp. vulgare chromosome 6H, MorexV3_pseudomolecules_assembly, whole genome shotgun sequence:
- the LOC123403981 gene encoding protein ACCELERATED CELL DEATH 6-like, translated as MELEPSSAQDLGTLFRRLLQLMAARSGDHEKLLGELEDAAAAEAMAGWPRDVVIDMAAASEGDTDLHRTAASGDGDRYLECARVAYDKDKSRLTARNWDGDTPLHCAARAGNPNMVRRLIELAGEDDGGGGERAKAMVGIRNRRGETALHEAIRSGDKDMVRDLMAVDNQLARVDAHDGTSPLFLAVSLSHDRLARSLYQEYDKLSSYSGPEGQNVLHAAALHGYRHSKGMTKQLLMWNNNLARQADDNGSIPLHFAASAEDPSLELFLFLYAERNFELYLLTLSLSISPKEWVYGFYKWREHPTFLLLKANEQSAFQPDRNGLYPAHVAASAGSLVPIIVLLCHSPGCAGLRDAQGRTFLHVAVEKKMLNIVWFVASRSEYKAIINIQDYDGNTALHLAVLGGNWDIFKSLINNKHVRLNLTNKDGATPMDVALSKVPPSGLYFGLHARRRILVTLTLTNAKMSYRRRDCFVDQHVPKLNEEEESAKITSFAQIVGVGSVLVATATFAAAFTMPGGANNSENTLPNGIGGTPSLAGLYAFDGFIISNTLAFICSTLATFSLVYTGVATVDIEKRVKLVAFSLALLISAARSFCAAFAFAIYVVLPAKVAYGTAIAVCVMTTLSLMDAVWFIYAIVTDTTVLLNREDWGSMSKRVMKLGTRILVNAGYVFWPYLVIFGLLGIKTITGHERIFPPAPAPLSHRQL; from the exons ATGGAGTTGGAGCCGTCGTCGGCGCAAGACCTGGGCACGCTCTTCCGGCGTCTCCTGCAGCTGATGGCCGCACGGTCCGGCGACCACGAGAAGCTATTGGGCGAGCTAGAggacgcggcggcggcggaggcgatgGCTGGATGGCCTCGCGATGTCGTCATCGACATGGCCGCCGCGAGCGAGGGGGACACCGATCTCCATCGGACGGCCGCGAGCGGGGACGGCGACCGCTACCTCGAGTGCGCGAGGGTGGCCTACGACAAGGACAAGAGCCGGTTGACGGCGCGCAACTGGGACGGCGATACGCCGCTGCACTGCGCCGCCAGGGCCGGGAACCCCAACATGGTCAGACGCCTCATCGAGCTCGCCGGAGAGGACGATGGTGGAGGCGGCGAGAGGGCCAAGGCCATGGTGGGGATTAGGAACCGGCGGGGGGAGACGGCGCTGCACGAGGCCATCCGCTCCGGCGACAAGGACATGGTCCGAGATTTAATGGCGGTGGATAATCAACTTGCTCGCGTGGATGCACACGATGGTACCTCGCCTCTCTTCCTTGCCGTCTCACTGAGCCATGACCGTCTTGCCCGTTCGCTCTACCAAGAGTACGACAAGTTGTCGTCTTACTCTGGCCCCGAGGGCCAAAATGTCTTGCATGCTGCTGCTCTCCACGGCTATCGACACAGCAAAG GGATGACAAAACAACTACTTATGTGGAACAATAATCTTGCCAGACAAGCGGATGACAATGGAAGTATACCGTTGCACTTTGCTGCATCAGCAGAAGATCCTTCACTGGAGTTATTTCTGTTTCTTTATGCTGAACGGAACTTCGAATTATACCTCTTGACCTTGTCCCTCTCCATTTCCCCAAAGGAATGGGTATATGGGTTCTATAAGTGGAGGGAGCATCCAACCTTTCTACTGTTGAAAGCTAATGAACAATCGGCATTTCAGCCGGACAGGAATGGGTTGTATCCGGCACATGTGGCTGCCTCCGCAGGAAGCTTGGTGCCAATCATCGTCTTACTCTGCCATTCTCCTGGTTGCGCCGGTCTGCGTGATGCTCAGGGCAGGACCTTCCTTCATGTTGCCGTGGAGAAGAAGATGCTTAACATTGTGTGGTTTGTGGCCAGCAGGTCAGAGTATAAGGCCATCATTAACATACAAGACTATGACGGGAACACCGCCTTGCACCTAGCTGTCCTTGGagggaactgggacatcttcaaaAGTCTCATCAATAACAAGCACGTCCGCTTAAATTTGACAAACAAGGATGGTGCAACTCCCATGGATGTTGCGCTTAGCAAAGTTCCTCCTAGTGGATTATATTTTGGACTG CATGCACGACGTCGAATCCTAGTGACTCTAACACTGACAAATGCAAAAATGAGCTACCGCCGGCGCGATTGCTTCGTGGACCAACATGTTCCCAAACTAAATGAGGAAGAAGAATCTGCGAAAATAACGTCCTTCGCACAGATTGTTGGAGTTGGCTCCGTTCTGGTGGCAACTGCAACCTTCGCTGCGGCTTTCACCATGCCCGGCGGCGCCAACAATAGTGAGAATACCCTACCGAATGGCATCGGCGGCACGCCTTCGCTCGCCGGGTTGTACGCCTTTGACGGCTTCATCATCTCCAACACCCTCGCCTTCATCTGCTCTACCCTGGCCACCTTCAGCCTCGTCTACACCGGGGTGGCAACGGTGGACATAGAGAAGCGGGTCAAGCTAGTGGCCTTCTCCCTGGCGCTGCTCATCAGCGCAGCTAGAAGCTTCTGCGCCGCCTTCGCGTTCGCCATATATGTTGTGCTCCCAGCCAAGGTGGCTTATGGGACTGCCATAGCAGTATGCGTGATGACGACGCTCTCATTGATGGACGCGGTTTGGTTCATCTATGCCATCGTGACTGATACAACGGTTCTTCTGAACAGGGAAGACTGGGGGTCAATGTCCAAGCGGGTGATGAAACTAGGGACTAGAATCCTAGTCAACGCTGGGTACGTGTTCTGGCCCTACCTCGTCATCTTCGGTCTGTTGGGCATCAAAACCATCACTGGCCATGAACGCATTTTTCCACCTGCACCAGCCCCACTCTCCCACAGACAACTCTAA
- the LOC123403982 gene encoding chloride channel protein CLC-b-like has translation MEEDQSPGLGLAGETPGLKHGNGVGSSPEDPGSAGDGISSLEKPLLKRSNTLTSSHLAMVGAKVSHIESLDYEIIENDLFKHDWRSRSNVEVLQYIFLKWSLAFLVGLLTGVIASLINLAIENISGLKMLHMVQLVREKRYWAGFFYFSGINFVLTFIAAVLCVVFAPTAAGPGIPEIKAYLNGVDTPNMFGAPQLIVKIIGSICAVSSGLDLGKEGPLVHIGACLANLLSQGGSGRFRLRWRWLRYFNNDRDRRDLITCGASSGVCAAFRSPVGGVLFALEEVATWWRSALLWRTFFSTATVVVVLRGFIEVCRGGRCGLFGEGGLIIFDVSDVTVRYRLGDLLLVTLVGVIGGVLGALYNHVLHMVLRLYNLINDKGRMAKLALALVVCVFTSAGLYVLPFAVPCTPCDPAFGAACPATGRSGNFKQFNCPAGQYNDLATLLHATNVDATRNIFSTGTPGEFRLDSLLIFFVIYCVLGLFTFGIAVPSGLFLPIILMGAAYGRIVALVLQSAVAARIDHGLYAVLGAAALMSGSMRMTVSLCVIFLELTNNLTLLPMTMFVLLIAKTVGDAFNPSIYEIILDLKGLPFLEPKPEPWMKDLTVGELAAAKPRTINLQVVEKVSNVLEVLRSTGHNGFPVVDRPRPGLSELHGLVLRSHLVAVLRKRWFLAEKRRTEEWEARERFSSVELADKNCKIDDIELTPEELEMYIDLHPFTNTTPYTVVETMSVAKAVVLFRSVALRHMLIMPKYQGPEISPIVGILTRQDLRAQNILGAFPHLANKSKTH, from the exons ATGGAGGAAGACCAGAGCCCGGGGctcgggctcgccggagagacgcCTGGTCTCAAGCACGGCAATGGCGTCGGCAGCAGCCCGGAGGACCCAGGGAGCGCCGGCGACGGCATCAGCTCCCTGGAGAAGCCGCTGCTGAAGAGAAGCAACACGCTGACCTCCAGCCACCTCGCCATGGTCGGCGCCAAGGTCTCCCACATCGAGAGCCTCGACTACGA GATCATCGAGAACGATCTGTTCAAGCACGACTGGAGGAGCCGGTCCAACGTGGAGGTGCTGCAGTACATCTTCCTCAAGTGGTCGCTGGCGTTCCTGGTGGGCCTCCTCACCGGCGTCATCGCCTCGCTCATCAACCTCGCCATCGAGAACATCTCCGGCCTCAAGATGCTCCACATGGTCCAGCTCGTCCGGGAGAAGAG GTACTGGGCcggcttcttctacttctccggcATTAACTTCGTGCTGACGTTCATCGCCGCCGTGCTCTGCGTCGTCttcgcccccaccgccgccggcCCGGGCATCCCCGAGATCAAGGCCTACCTCAACGGCGTCGACACGCCCAACATGTTCGGCGCGCCGCAGCTCATTGTCAAG ATCATAGGCAGCATCTGCGCGGTGTCGTCGGGGCTGGATCTCGGCAAGGAAGGCCCGCTGGTGCACATCGGCGCGTGCCTCGCCAACCTGCTCAGCCAGGGCGGCTCCGGCCGGTTCCGCCTCCGCTGGAGGTGGCTGCGTTACTTCAACAACGACCGCGACCGGCGCGACCTCATCACCTGCGGCGCGTCTTCCGGCGTGTGCGCCGCGTTCCGGTCGCCCGTGGGCGGCGTGCTGTTTGCGCTGGAGGAGGTGGCGACGTGGTGGCGCAGCGCGCTGCTCTGGCGCACCTTCTTCAGCACGGCCaccgtggtggtggtgctgcgcgGGTTCATCGAGGTGTGCCGCGGCGGGCGGTGCGGCCTCTTCGGCGAGGGCGGGCTCATCATCTTCGACGTCAGCGACGTCACCGTCCGGTACCGGCTGGGCGACCTCCTCCTGGTCACGCTCGTCGGCGTCATCGGCGGCGTCCTCGGCGCGCTCTACAACCACGTCCTCCACATGGTGCTCCggctctacaacctcatcaacgacaaggGCCGGATGGCGAAGCTGGCGCTGGCGCTCGTCGTGTGCGTGTTCACGTCGGCGGGGCTGTACGTGCTCCCGTTCGCCGTGCCGTGCACGCCGTGCGACCCGGCGTTCGGCGCCGCGTGCCCGGCCACCGGGAGGAGCGGCAATTTCAAGCAGTTCAACTGCCCGGCCGGGCAGTACAACGACCTGGCCACCCTCCTGCACGCCACCAACGTGGACGCCACGCGCAACATCTTCTCCACGGGCACCCCCGGCGAGTTCCGGCTGGACTCGCTGCTCATCTTCTTCGTCATCTACTGCGTGCTGGGGCTCTTCACATTCGGCATCGCCGTGCCGTCGGGGCTCTTCCTCCCGATCATCCTCATGGGCGCCGCCTACGGCCGCATCGTGGCGCTCGTGCTCCAGAGCGCGGTGGCCGCGCGCATCGACCACGGGCTCTACGCCGTGCTGGGCGCGGCGGCGCTCATGTCGGGCTCCATGAGGATGACCGTCTCGCTGTGCGTCATCTTCCTGGAGCTCACCAACAACCTCACCCTGCTCCCCATGACCATGTTCGTGCTGCTCATCGCCAAGACCGTCGGCGACGCCTTCAACCCCAGCATCTACGAGATCATCCTCGACCTCAAGGGGCTTCCCTTCCTAGAACCCAAGCCAGAGCCATGGATGAAGGACCTCACCGTGGGCGAGCTCGCCGCAGCCAAGCCGCGCACCATCAACCTCCAGGTAGTCGAGAAGGTGTCCAACGTCCTGGAGGTGCTGCGGAGCACCGGCCACAACGGGTTCCCGGTGGTGGACCGGCCGAGGCCCGGCCTGTCGGAGCTGCACGGGCTGGTCCTCCGGTCGCACCTGGTGGCCGTGCTGAGGAAGCGGTGGTTCCTGGCGGAGAAGAGGAGGACGGAGGAGTGGGAGGCCAGGGAGCGGTTCTCGTCGGTGGAGCTCGCCGACAAGAACTGCAAGATCGACGACATCGAGCTGACGCCGGAGGAGCTGGAGATGTACATCGACCTCCACCCGTTCACCAACACGACGCCGTACACCGTGGTGGAGACCATGTCGGTGGCCAAGGCCGTCGTGCTCTTCCGCTCCGTCGCGCTCCGGCACATGCTCATCATGCCCAAGTACCAGGGCCCCGAG ATATCTCCGATTGTGGGGATCTTGACGAGGCAGGACCTGAGGGCGCAGAACATCCTCGGCGCGTTCCCTCACCTGGCGAACAAGAGCAAGACGCACTGA